A genomic region of Trichothermofontia sichuanensis B231 contains the following coding sequences:
- the adhE gene encoding bifunctional acetaldehyde-CoA/alcohol dehydrogenase yields MHVTNLDDLDALVNQVKAAQHQYAHFTQTQVDRIFKQAALAANAARIPLAKLAVAETGMGVVEDKVIKNHFASEYIYNKYKDEKTCGIIEEDKTFGIQKIAEPVGLLAGIVPTTNPTSTAIFKALLALKTRNGIIFSPHPRAKACTIEAARIVLEAAVAAGAPPQIIGWIDEPTVLLSQALMQHRDINLILATGGPSMVRAAYSSGNPSLGVGAGNTPAVIDATAHLKMAVSSILLSKTFDNGMICASEQSVIVEAAVYEAVRQEFADRGAYLLNPEELDKVRQIILQDGHLNPAIVGQPVSQLAALAGIHIPASVRVIIGEVEAIGATEPFAYEKLSPILAMYRATDFADALVKAQALITFGGRGHTAVLYTASGNQEHISAFEQAVETARVLINTPASQGAIGDLYNFRLDPSLTLGCGTWGGNSVSENVGVQHLLNFKTVTDRRENMLWFRVPPKVYFKYGCLPIALRELAGKQRAFVVTDKPLYDLGMTQRLEAVLEEVGIKSEIFYNVEPDPSLATINRGLEQMRIFNPDVIIAFGGGSPMDAAKVMWMMYDNPGVEFEGLATRFMDIRKRVYELPDQGQKTLMVAIPTTSGTGSEVTPFAVVTDDRTGIKYPLADYALTPNMAIVDPELVLHLPQRLTAYSGIDALTHALEAYASVYASEFTNGLALEAIRLLMKYLPSAYEKGADDPKAREKVHYAATMAGMAFANAFLGICHSLAHKLGSTFHVPHGLANALMIAHVIRYNATDAPFKQAIFPQYKYPNAKWRYARIADYLGLGGTTEDEKVEKLVAAIEDLKRQLNIPMTIREVLNAEDQAFYDQVEAMAEQAFDDQCTGANPRYPLIQDLKELYILAYRGCRLEATLFHPEVAAAAAAVP; encoded by the coding sequence ATGCATGTCACAAATTTAGATGACTTAGATGCTCTGGTTAATCAGGTAAAAGCGGCTCAGCACCAGTATGCCCACTTCACCCAAACTCAAGTCGATCGCATCTTTAAGCAAGCTGCCCTGGCTGCCAATGCCGCTCGGATTCCTCTGGCCAAACTGGCTGTGGCCGAAACGGGGATGGGCGTTGTGGAAGATAAGGTCATTAAAAATCACTTCGCCTCAGAATATATCTACAACAAATATAAAGACGAGAAAACTTGTGGGATCATCGAAGAAGACAAAACCTTTGGCATTCAAAAAATTGCTGAACCGGTGGGATTACTGGCCGGGATCGTACCCACAACTAACCCGACTTCGACCGCGATCTTCAAAGCATTACTGGCACTCAAAACCCGGAATGGCATTATTTTTTCGCCTCACCCCCGTGCAAAGGCGTGCACGATTGAAGCTGCCCGCATTGTCCTAGAAGCGGCGGTGGCGGCAGGTGCTCCCCCCCAGATCATTGGTTGGATTGATGAGCCGACCGTGCTCCTGTCCCAGGCTCTGATGCAGCACCGGGATATCAACCTGATTCTGGCCACGGGGGGTCCCAGTATGGTGCGGGCGGCTTACTCCTCTGGCAATCCGTCCCTGGGGGTTGGCGCCGGGAACACGCCAGCAGTCATCGACGCTACGGCCCACCTAAAAATGGCGGTGTCCTCCATTCTGCTCAGTAAAACCTTTGACAATGGCATGATTTGTGCCAGTGAGCAGTCAGTGATTGTGGAAGCGGCGGTGTATGAGGCAGTTCGTCAGGAGTTTGCCGATCGTGGGGCCTACCTGCTCAATCCCGAAGAGTTGGATAAAGTCCGGCAGATTATCCTCCAAGACGGTCACCTCAATCCAGCGATCGTGGGCCAGCCGGTTAGTCAATTAGCGGCACTGGCTGGCATCCACATCCCGGCTTCGGTTCGGGTGATTATTGGTGAAGTCGAAGCGATCGGAGCAACAGAACCCTTTGCCTACGAGAAACTCTCGCCGATTCTGGCGATGTACCGTGCCACCGACTTTGCCGATGCCCTGGTCAAGGCCCAGGCATTAATTACCTTTGGCGGGCGGGGCCATACGGCGGTCCTCTACACGGCTTCTGGCAACCAGGAGCACATTAGTGCTTTTGAACAGGCCGTAGAAACGGCGCGAGTGCTGATCAATACCCCCGCCTCCCAGGGTGCGATCGGTGATCTTTATAATTTCCGCCTGGATCCGTCCCTGACGCTGGGGTGTGGCACCTGGGGGGGAAACTCCGTCAGCGAAAACGTTGGTGTCCAGCACCTGCTTAACTTCAAAACGGTGACCGATCGGCGGGAGAACATGTTGTGGTTTCGCGTTCCGCCTAAGGTGTATTTCAAGTATGGCTGTCTGCCGATCGCATTGAGGGAATTGGCTGGTAAGCAACGAGCCTTTGTGGTGACCGACAAACCCCTCTACGATTTGGGGATGACCCAGAGATTAGAAGCTGTATTGGAGGAGGTGGGGATCAAGTCCGAGATTTTTTATAACGTTGAGCCGGATCCCTCCCTGGCAACCATTAATCGGGGGTTAGAACAGATGCGGATTTTTAATCCCGACGTGATCATCGCCTTTGGCGGCGGGTCACCAATGGATGCGGCCAAGGTGATGTGGATGATGTACGACAACCCTGGCGTTGAGTTTGAGGGGCTGGCTACCCGGTTCATGGATATCCGCAAGCGGGTTTATGAACTGCCGGATCAGGGCCAGAAGACCCTGATGGTCGCTATTCCCACAACTTCTGGTACGGGTTCAGAAGTCACCCCGTTTGCTGTGGTCACCGACGATCGCACCGGGATCAAATATCCCCTCGCCGACTATGCCCTCACGCCCAATATGGCGATTGTTGATCCGGAACTGGTGCTACACCTGCCCCAGCGTCTGACCGCCTATAGTGGCATTGACGCCCTGACCCATGCCCTGGAGGCTTATGCGTCCGTCTATGCTTCGGAGTTTACCAACGGTCTGGCGCTGGAAGCGATTCGGCTATTGATGAAATACCTACCCAGTGCTTATGAAAAGGGGGCCGACGACCCCAAGGCACGGGAAAAAGTACATTATGCGGCCACAATGGCAGGGATGGCTTTTGCCAATGCTTTTTTAGGCATCTGCCACTCCCTTGCCCACAAGCTGGGTTCGACCTTCCACGTGCCCCACGGGTTGGCCAATGCCCTGATGATTGCCCACGTCATTCGCTATAACGCCACCGATGCTCCTTTCAAACAGGCGATTTTCCCGCAATATAAGTACCCTAATGCCAAGTGGCGCTATGCCCGCATTGCTGATTACCTCGGGCTGGGGGGCACAACGGAGGATGAGAAGGTGGAGAAGTTGGTGGCGGCGATCGAGGATCTCAAACGCCAACTCAACATTCCGATGACCATCCGCGAAGTGCTCAACGCTGAGGACCAAGCGTTTTATGACCAGGTGGAGGCAATGGCGGAGCAAGCCTTCGATGATCAGTGTACCGGCGCGAATCCCCGCTACCCGCTGATCCAGGACTTAAAAGAACTGTATATTCTGGCTTACCGGGGATGTCGGCTGGAGGCAACGCTTTTCCATCCGGAAGTGGCAGCAGCAGCGGCGGCAGTTCCCTAA
- a CDS encoding NAD(P)-dependent alcohol dehydrogenase: MQAIVIQRYGPPSVLERVEIDRPQPRSDEVLVQVYASSVNPVDWKIRSGALKLLTGPRFPLRLGCDFAGIVTEVGSQVTSCQPGEAVYGQTSIWQRGAYAEWVAIAPTLLAPKPQNLTLLEAATVPLAGLTALQALRDAGRLQAGQAVLINGAAGGVGSFAVQIARAMGAKVTGVCSQRHVSLVGALGADRVIDYTRQDLYQLGERYDLILDTVSRLPFHHSRLLLNPQGIYVAPLPGIPKPGPFLTSLLSRWLPGPRSILMAEQPNGQDLRQLTVWIEAGQVRPVIDRIYPLTEIAAAHAYSEQGHTSGKIALEIVPASPRPDRGTA, from the coding sequence ATGCAGGCAATTGTCATCCAGCGATATGGTCCCCCCTCCGTCCTGGAAAGGGTTGAGATTGATCGGCCCCAACCGCGCTCGGATGAGGTGTTGGTTCAAGTTTATGCCAGTAGTGTCAATCCGGTAGACTGGAAAATTCGTTCGGGTGCCTTGAAACTCTTGACGGGACCGCGCTTTCCCCTACGGCTGGGTTGTGATTTTGCGGGTATCGTCACAGAAGTCGGATCGCAGGTGACCTCATGCCAGCCTGGGGAGGCGGTCTATGGGCAAACCAGCATCTGGCAACGGGGGGCCTATGCCGAGTGGGTGGCGATCGCCCCAACCCTACTGGCTCCCAAACCCCAGAACCTAACTCTGCTAGAGGCGGCAACTGTGCCTCTAGCTGGTCTAACAGCGTTACAGGCCCTGCGGGACGCGGGACGGTTACAGGCAGGCCAAGCGGTGTTGATCAATGGGGCAGCGGGCGGGGTTGGTAGCTTTGCGGTCCAGATCGCTAGGGCGATGGGTGCAAAAGTAACCGGCGTATGCAGTCAACGCCACGTCTCCCTAGTGGGTGCTCTAGGGGCTGATCGGGTGATTGACTACACCCGGCAAGATTTATACCAACTTGGGGAACGATACGACCTGATCCTGGATACTGTCAGTCGGCTGCCTTTTCACCACAGTCGTCTTTTACTCAACCCCCAAGGCATTTATGTGGCGCCTTTACCGGGTATTCCGAAACCGGGACCGTTCCTTACCAGTCTCCTCAGCCGGTGGCTACCGGGGCCGCGATCGATCCTGATGGCAGAGCAACCCAATGGTCAGGATTTGCGACAACTGACGGTCTGGATCGAGGCGGGTCAAGTGCGACCTGTCATCGATCGCATCTATCCCCTGACCGAGATTGCCGCTGCCCATGCCTATAGCGAACAGGGACATACCAGCGGCAAAATTGCCCTTGAGATTGTACCTGCGTCCCCTCGTCCCGATCGAGGCACTGCTTAA
- a CDS encoding Sll0314/Alr1548 family TPR repeat-containing protein, whose protein sequence is MNPHTCQIHTRLSGRRLPQRLIIGAIGAWAIALGFGTPVRAGDPFRTTNPAPIGPQTEAAFRAIFERGDYRSAASQLPLALSQEPDEPLLYALQASLAYNNWQAATQEAPKAQALTDLQHYAKQTREAGHRLIASHPLRGNLYVAVGHFLEGAYIISKEGAVNGAPRVLGQLQLVIRALDAAEKINPDDPELNLIRGYMDLMLAVNLPFTNPERAISRLQEKAAPAYLVQRGVALGYRDLGKGDRALAAVNRALELTPDNPDLFYLKAQILRLQSKYAESLTWFQKALDKREQLLPAPARQIAYEQCRTEQQMTGKSLNCRSRLTAS, encoded by the coding sequence ATGAACCCTCACACCTGTCAAATCCACACTCGACTATCGGGCCGTCGCTTACCCCAACGTCTGATTATTGGTGCGATCGGGGCTTGGGCGATCGCCTTGGGCTTTGGTACCCCTGTGCGGGCCGGTGATCCCTTCCGAACTACTAACCCAGCGCCGATCGGTCCTCAGACGGAGGCCGCCTTTCGGGCAATTTTTGAACGGGGCGATTATCGATCGGCAGCCAGCCAATTACCCTTAGCCTTGAGCCAGGAGCCAGACGAACCGCTGCTCTATGCCCTCCAGGCTTCCCTCGCCTACAACAACTGGCAAGCTGCCACGCAAGAGGCCCCGAAGGCGCAAGCCCTGACTGACCTGCAACACTATGCCAAGCAAACCCGTGAAGCTGGTCATCGTCTGATTGCCAGTCATCCCCTACGTGGCAACCTTTATGTGGCCGTGGGACATTTTTTAGAAGGTGCCTACATTATCAGTAAGGAAGGGGCTGTCAACGGTGCTCCCCGCGTCCTTGGCCAGTTGCAATTAGTCATCCGGGCACTCGATGCGGCTGAAAAAATCAATCCCGATGACCCAGAATTAAATCTCATCCGTGGCTATATGGATCTGATGCTGGCGGTGAATTTGCCCTTCACCAACCCCGAACGTGCCATCAGTCGCCTTCAGGAAAAGGCCGCTCCCGCCTATCTGGTGCAACGGGGCGTTGCGCTGGGCTATCGTGACCTCGGTAAGGGCGATCGGGCGCTGGCAGCTGTCAATCGCGCACTAGAACTTACCCCCGACAATCCCGATCTTTTCTACCTGAAAGCCCAAATTCTCCGCCTACAATCCAAGTACGCAGAAAGCTTGACCTGGTTCCAAAAGGCGCTGGATAAGCGGGAACAACTCCTGCCAGCTCCCGCCCGCCAAATTGCCTATGAGCAGTGCCGCACTGAGCAACAGATGACGGGTAAATCGCTCAACTGTCGCAGCCGTCTGACGGCAAGTTAG
- a CDS encoding GAF domain-containing sensor histidine kinase, producing the protein MIDLRPVNTDFLHLCQAQLAILAEHFGAAVSAVYLTEHLEAGGAKLVPIVVYPDTAPLPLDFPVDRSFPLLSPESLAAPRRSPISLPLPPTLDWEAPNSLVEEPFDAAQRLPSEQLVLPLVYEGVVLGLLVTGRDDRPWSGREQAQMAPITETIAIACVLNQRYAWLQEQYQRRQQQLLQQKETTDTLLHQFRNPLTALRTFGKLLLRRLQPEDPNRTIAQSIVRESDRLQELAQQLGEVVTIPVPHLSLPAAPEPSHPNDDGRLAPSPLPQLAAAPVKPPELLPATSLTSTAPLALEACALDRLLFPLLDSAQAIAQDRDLQLAVSLPDPLPRVWTNPIALREVLSNLLDNALKYTPAGGHIWVEGEVQDHFYPDNHTDEAHASSKKDDSHKPSPEPSPDAPTNPGDDANTTDSDRSVPVAASPGHQPEAGPGVSGRTYPSLRLSITDTGPGIPASDQAHLFERHYRGVQAQSEIPGTGLGLAIVRDLLQRMQGDIAIISPALPPQGTLPPPAPSGTSSPGTTAVVWLPIA; encoded by the coding sequence ATGATCGATCTGCGCCCTGTCAACACCGATTTCCTCCACCTCTGTCAGGCGCAGTTGGCGATTCTGGCAGAGCACTTTGGGGCGGCGGTGAGTGCAGTATATCTGACGGAGCACCTAGAGGCGGGGGGGGCTAAACTGGTGCCGATCGTGGTCTATCCCGATACGGCTCCCTTGCCCCTGGATTTTCCTGTAGACAGGTCGTTCCCCCTCCTGTCGCCAGAGAGCCTTGCGGCCCCCCGGCGATCGCCGATTTCCCTACCGCTGCCCCCTACCCTTGACTGGGAAGCCCCCAACTCCCTAGTTGAGGAGCCCTTCGATGCTGCCCAACGGTTGCCCTCGGAACAACTGGTGCTGCCCCTAGTGTATGAGGGTGTGGTTTTAGGGTTACTGGTCACCGGACGGGACGATCGCCCCTGGTCGGGGCGAGAGCAGGCTCAGATGGCCCCAATTACAGAAACGATCGCAATTGCCTGTGTCCTCAATCAACGCTATGCCTGGCTACAGGAGCAATATCAGCGCCGTCAGCAACAGTTATTGCAGCAGAAGGAAACCACGGACACGCTACTCCACCAGTTTCGGAATCCCCTCACTGCCCTGCGGACTTTTGGCAAGCTGTTGCTGCGCCGTTTGCAACCGGAGGACCCGAATCGGACGATCGCCCAAAGCATTGTGCGGGAAAGCGATCGCCTGCAAGAATTGGCCCAACAACTGGGTGAGGTAGTAACTATCCCCGTCCCCCACCTCAGCCTGCCCGCTGCACCCGAGCCTTCCCACCCTAACGATGACGGGCGGTTAGCACCGTCTCCTCTGCCCCAGTTAGCGGCAGCCCCGGTCAAGCCGCCGGAACTACTACCGGCAACTAGTCTCACCAGCACGGCCCCCCTCGCCTTGGAAGCCTGTGCCCTCGATCGCCTCCTGTTCCCCCTCCTCGACTCTGCCCAGGCGATCGCCCAGGACCGGGATCTCCAACTCGCTGTTAGTCTGCCTGATCCCTTGCCGCGCGTGTGGACCAACCCGATCGCCCTGCGAGAGGTTCTCAGTAACCTTCTCGATAACGCGCTGAAATATACCCCTGCGGGGGGGCACATCTGGGTAGAGGGCGAGGTTCAGGACCATTTCTATCCAGATAACCATACTGATGAGGCCCATGCTTCATCCAAGAAGGATGATTCCCATAAGCCATCGCCGGAGCCATCGCCGGATGCGCCTACCAATCCTGGCGATGATGCCAATACAACTGATTCGGACCGGTCTGTTCCTGTTGCCGCTTCCCCTGGGCACCAGCCAGAGGCAGGCCCTGGGGTTTCAGGAAGGACTTACCCTTCACTGCGGCTCAGCATTACGGATACGGGACCGGGGATTCCTGCCAGCGATCAGGCGCATTTGTTCGAGCGCCATTATCGTGGCGTTCAAGCCCAGTCGGAGATTCCGGGCACGGGTCTAGGGTTGGCGATCGTGCGCGACTTGCTCCAACGAATGCAGGGCGACATTGCAATTATCAGCCCCGCCCTCCCCCCCCAAGGAACGCTCCCCCCTCCCGCCCCATCAGGAACCTCTTCACCAGGCACAACGGCTGTGGTTTGGTTGCCGATCGCGTAG
- a CDS encoding S-layer homology domain-containing protein: protein MSHYKSWQSGTAVFAALGLIAGAAAPMLMPAPAVAQMSSFPDVPAGYWAAPFIDALNQRGIIVGFPDGSYRPEQSVTRAEFAAIIRRALPNAPLERPSIRFRDVPTSFWAYEAIDFAQRIGFMAGYPDGTFRPQLQIPREQIITAINNGLKFVPSRPVEDVLSFYSDANAISTFARLSIAAGTERRLVVNYPNLNVLNPLRPATRAETAALVYQGLVALGRVPVINSPYIVGGVGQLVIPAGTQIPTRYENARIVVTPDERVPLTLTVPQNIVSRSGEILIPAGSQVVGELRPVSGGTQFYSSELVFPNGTRLPIDATSEVISRTTEVRRGGVYPILRGAAFGAAAAAAVAAVTGDRAIATEEVLGGAAIGSLIGIFTGRNSVNLIVIDTNSDLTLTLLSDLQIPR from the coding sequence ATGTCTCATTATAAATCGTGGCAATCAGGGACGGCTGTGTTTGCAGCGCTAGGGTTAATTGCTGGGGCAGCAGCTCCGATGCTTATGCCAGCCCCTGCCGTTGCCCAGATGAGTAGCTTCCCTGATGTGCCTGCTGGCTATTGGGCTGCTCCCTTTATTGATGCACTGAACCAGCGCGGGATCATTGTGGGCTTTCCGGATGGGAGCTACCGCCCTGAACAATCCGTCACCCGTGCTGAATTTGCAGCAATTATCCGTCGCGCATTGCCCAATGCACCACTGGAGCGGCCTTCCATCCGCTTTCGCGATGTGCCCACCAGTTTCTGGGCCTATGAGGCGATCGATTTTGCCCAGCGCATTGGTTTCATGGCCGGCTATCCCGATGGGACCTTCCGCCCCCAACTCCAAATTCCCCGCGAGCAAATTATCACCGCGATCAATAATGGCTTGAAATTTGTGCCCAGTCGGCCGGTGGAGGATGTCTTAAGTTTCTACTCCGACGCCAATGCCATTAGTACGTTTGCCCGACTCTCGATCGCTGCTGGCACAGAACGGCGCTTGGTAGTCAACTACCCCAACCTCAATGTGTTGAATCCGCTGCGACCTGCAACCCGTGCAGAAACGGCTGCATTGGTCTATCAGGGCTTGGTGGCACTGGGGCGGGTGCCCGTGATCAACTCTCCCTACATCGTGGGTGGGGTTGGGCAGTTAGTCATCCCGGCAGGGACGCAAATCCCAACCCGTTATGAAAACGCCCGGATTGTGGTCACCCCGGATGAACGGGTTCCCCTCACGCTGACGGTGCCGCAAAACATTGTTTCGCGATCGGGCGAGATCTTGATTCCGGCAGGGAGTCAAGTGGTGGGTGAACTGCGTCCGGTTTCGGGCGGGACCCAGTTTTACTCCAGTGAATTGGTCTTCCCCAATGGAACACGCTTACCCATTGATGCCACCTCGGAAGTGATCAGCCGCACCACAGAAGTCCGGCGGGGTGGCGTTTATCCCATCCTGCGGGGAGCGGCCTTTGGGGCAGCGGCAGCCGCAGCCGTGGCGGCGGTCACGGGCGATCGCGCCATTGCTACGGAAGAAGTCCTGGGTGGGGCGGCGATCGGTAGCCTGATCGGCATTTTCACGGGTCGCAATAGTGTCAATCTGATTGTGATCGATACCAATTCCGATTTGACGTTGACCCTCCTCAGTGATCTGCAAATTCCCCGCTAG
- a CDS encoding PAS domain-containing sensor histidine kinase, whose translation MALEAEQLQILRRYCRDDDAFEQLQDFVTTLIAHCRQEQQQVRYDAILSAIPDRLFRLDPDGTYLDFKGDSTDPPDLGLTIVGKTVWELLPPDLAARCLQAIAHTLATRQLTVLEYELPNGAGDCCNYEARLVPSGDREVLVLVRDITERKQAELALRASEERLQHFFETTFEAVLIHEQGRILDVNRAAEVLFGYTTAQMQAMTVFDLAPPTVHEMLHQRRRHPSYRDPFEAIGLRQDGSQFIAEVIGKPIHYQGREAQVVGIRDITERKQAEAALRRSEARHRALVDALPDIMFRIHRDGTYLDCKAAKDAMLLASPTDIIGKNVRHVLPPAAAAQWLHYIEQTLVTGEMQIFEYQLPMPQSSPLARVEVRDYEARIGVSGRDEVLVIVRDITDRKRAEAELRASEQRLSLLIQQTQLVVIEWNLDMEVVEWNPAAEAVFGYQKAEVLGQKAVDFLVPAANKAEIEKIWLDLVVHAQRVGSTHANLTKDGRVIICEWYNSPLIDTAGNIIGIASLARDITERVRAEAQIKATAQCDRLLADIALRIRQSLDLGQILSMAVTEVHQFLQVSRVFIGRLDVNLQVQVVAEAVAAGYRSLLGWYLHLTEVNQALFTAGTARVITDTTAAGYLPGHPIRASITVPIALVGRPIGVLMVQQCCDPRDWQPHEVDLLERLATQLAIAIQQAELYKQLADLNASLEQQVEQRTAELQQKMAQLQELDRQKDVFLHTVTHDLRTPVMGWLMLLKTMLKQPDDRLCLTRAIVERMVESNERQLNLLNLLLETHRGHGRGISLQRQSLCLATSLTRLQTDLDPLLTANRATLTLQIPTDLPAVNADPAHLWRVFENLITSALKHNLPGLHLTISAFPVAVTSGLATTGLATAGLEMAATTTTATTQAPASGWVRCEIADDGIGLTPEQCDRLFELYEQGPQTRQLTGVGLGLYLCRQIIQAHGGEIGVTSQPQAGAVFWFTLPCAASCP comes from the coding sequence ATGGCGCTAGAAGCTGAGCAACTGCAAATCCTGCGGCGGTATTGCCGGGATGATGATGCCTTTGAACAGTTACAAGATTTTGTAACAACTCTGATCGCGCACTGCCGGCAGGAACAGCAGCAGGTCCGTTACGATGCCATTCTTAGTGCCATTCCCGATCGCCTGTTTCGCCTTGATCCAGACGGTACTTACCTGGACTTTAAAGGCGACAGTACCGATCCCCCCGATTTGGGACTGACGATCGTGGGTAAAACGGTGTGGGAATTGTTGCCCCCGGATTTAGCTGCACGCTGTTTGCAGGCGATCGCCCACACCCTGGCTACTCGTCAGTTAACGGTGCTTGAATATGAATTGCCGAATGGGGCGGGGGATTGCTGCAACTATGAAGCCCGCCTAGTACCGAGTGGCGATCGGGAAGTGCTCGTACTGGTGCGGGATATTACCGAACGCAAGCAGGCGGAACTGGCGTTACGGGCTAGTGAAGAGCGCCTCCAGCATTTTTTCGAGACCACCTTTGAAGCGGTACTCATCCATGAACAAGGCCGAATCCTCGATGTGAATCGGGCTGCCGAGGTCCTGTTTGGTTACACTACGGCCCAAATGCAAGCGATGACGGTTTTTGATCTCGCTCCCCCGACCGTCCATGAAATGCTGCATCAACGCCGGCGTCATCCCAGCTACCGGGACCCCTTCGAGGCGATCGGACTGCGCCAGGATGGTAGCCAATTTATTGCGGAGGTGATTGGTAAACCTATCCATTACCAGGGACGGGAGGCCCAGGTGGTCGGGATTCGCGATATCACCGAGCGCAAGCAAGCCGAGGCCGCCCTACGCCGCAGTGAAGCGCGTCACCGCGCCCTTGTGGATGCCCTCCCCGATATCATGTTCCGGATTCACCGCGATGGGACCTACCTGGATTGCAAGGCGGCGAAGGATGCCATGCTCCTGGCCTCTCCCACCGACATCATTGGCAAAAATGTGCGCCACGTCCTGCCCCCAGCGGCGGCGGCCCAATGGCTGCACTATATTGAGCAAACCCTGGTAACGGGGGAAATGCAGATTTTTGAATATCAACTGCCGATGCCCCAGTCCTCCCCGCTGGCTCGCGTTGAGGTGCGGGATTACGAGGCGCGTATTGGTGTCAGTGGCCGGGATGAGGTGTTGGTGATTGTGCGGGATATTACCGATCGCAAGCGGGCGGAGGCGGAGCTACGGGCCTCGGAGCAACGGCTATCCCTGCTGATCCAACAGACCCAACTGGTGGTGATCGAGTGGAACCTCGATATGGAGGTGGTGGAGTGGAATCCGGCAGCCGAGGCGGTTTTTGGCTATCAAAAAGCGGAAGTTCTCGGTCAGAAGGCGGTTGATTTTCTGGTGCCAGCGGCGAATAAAGCAGAGATTGAAAAGATTTGGCTGGATTTAGTTGTTCACGCTCAACGGGTTGGCTCCACCCATGCCAACTTAACCAAGGATGGGCGCGTCATCATCTGTGAGTGGTATAACTCGCCCTTGATTGACACGGCTGGGAACATTATTGGGATTGCATCCCTGGCGCGTGATATTACAGAACGGGTACGGGCTGAAGCCCAGATCAAAGCGACAGCCCAGTGCGATCGCCTGTTGGCCGACATTGCGTTGCGAATTCGCCAATCCCTGGATTTGGGCCAAATCCTGTCGATGGCGGTCACGGAGGTGCATCAGTTTTTGCAGGTGAGTCGGGTGTTTATTGGCCGGTTGGATGTCAACTTGCAGGTACAGGTGGTGGCCGAGGCGGTGGCTGCGGGGTATCGGTCGCTGTTGGGGTGGTATTTGCATCTGACGGAGGTTAACCAGGCCCTTTTTACGGCGGGGACTGCCCGTGTGATTACGGATACTACCGCGGCGGGGTATTTGCCGGGCCATCCCATCCGGGCCAGTATTACGGTGCCGATCGCCTTGGTGGGGCGTCCGATTGGCGTTCTGATGGTGCAGCAATGCTGTGATCCGCGGGACTGGCAACCCCATGAGGTGGATTTGCTGGAGCGGTTGGCTACCCAGTTGGCGATCGCGATCCAACAGGCGGAATTGTATAAACAACTGGCGGATCTCAATGCCAGTTTGGAACAGCAGGTGGAGCAACGCACAGCGGAATTGCAACAAAAAATGGCACAACTGCAGGAACTCGATCGGCAAAAGGATGTGTTTCTGCATACCGTAACCCATGATTTACGCACCCCCGTAATGGGCTGGCTGATGCTCCTGAAAACTATGCTCAAGCAACCTGACGATCGCCTGTGCCTGACTCGGGCGATCGTGGAACGAATGGTCGAGAGCAACGAGCGGCAATTAAACCTATTAAATCTACTGTTGGAAACCCACCGGGGGCATGGGCGGGGGATTTCCTTGCAGCGACAATCCCTCTGCTTAGCTACCAGCCTCACCAGGCTACAGACGGATCTTGATCCCCTATTAACGGCAAACCGTGCTACGTTAACCCTGCAAATTCCGACGGATCTGCCCGCTGTCAACGCAGACCCAGCCCACCTCTGGCGAGTGTTTGAGAACTTGATCACCAGCGCACTTAAACATAACCTCCCCGGTCTCCACCTAACGATCAGCGCGTTTCCAGTTGCAGTCACCTCTGGTTTAGCAACTACTGGTTTAGCAACTGCTGGTTTAGAAATGGCGGCAACGACTACCACTGCAACCACGCAGGCACCTGCATCTGGTTGGGTACGCTGCGAGATTGCCGATGATGGGATTGGCCTGACGCCAGAACAGTGCGATCGCCTGTTTGAGCTTTACGAACAGGGTCCCCAAACCCGACAATTGACCGGGGTGGGGCTGGGACTCTACCTGTGTCGGCAAATTATCCAGGCCCACGGCGGCGAGATTGGGGTTACCAGTCAACCTCAGGCCGGAGCCGTGTTTTGGTTTACCTTGCCCTGTGCAGCGAGTTGCCCCTGA